A single region of the Kryptolebias marmoratus isolate JLee-2015 linkage group LG10, ASM164957v2, whole genome shotgun sequence genome encodes:
- the rab3gap2 gene encoding rab3 GTPase-activating protein non-catalytic subunit isoform X1 produces MSCSLFEFCKIQELKTVRDFLFQSQTPEPVEEKNQTADNELTWDTSDWEAAWDSNENKEESASATTGEEETSGQSEPWLQDCVVSLSPCADLLVVARQQRAVFLSAKWRTDGSGREEMTLAVSWSGTLSAEERECVSSIIAIPLASQKRSSTGRPDWTCVVVGFTSGYVRFYTENGVLLLAQLLHVDPVLKLKCRTYEIPRHPGVTEQHEELSILYPFALVTIDGFSLFQSLRACRNQVARAAAAGSDVVPPPPLVYKKWGVQEMDSIVDHSSVGITTLCVFDQMKNASILGGFNASVKGSPPAMSQFVTVGAGPFTGFYYAVEGNSQPLLSHVALAVASKLTSAIFSAASGWLGWNKNKNKNEEEAAQKQKPKVEPATPLGIRFGLPDSRRHGESICLSPCNTLAGVTDDFGRVTLLDLARGIAIRMWKGYRDAQLGWLQVQEERGDREFSPSASLPRRHALFLIIFAPRRGILEVWAMQRGPRVGAFTVGKQCRLLYAGYRLMGVNSVTSQGWQLHTQQVCLLDPTTGALKTINIPFHLALSDKKNERAKDMHLLKRLTALLKVGDMEPETLESEAKSVLLEIKYPAIKKQALESLLSNKDTPVSCLTNITCALHDALKQQAADEVDPSLLQLCSAQQKLLQLYTDVQQLQAAENTEACSQNEDSLEGIEEELSRVGPTLQRYAQFTSKPSVSFAQDSPDTPLSPQAFLSQLECSEDGEVKVILRSEAEWNQLGSFMFWSCLCCKGPVHKVCDTLQEAGISPRQLLSLLLSVWLQREKEVLQKPMETVKNLHTLLVALSNMKGAVEDSWDPQSVSPWWQQVRSTCIQSHNAAAALLAALVAHRAAKASITSRADSKLQSEWETVSLELEQWVVCVRQLEDVLVLQTLQLVPLSQGTAGGAAVQCSIKTLLEGGTGGIADSVSKWVFRQSMAPERLKEILQRKEAEGADEKPEQNEGEEETEEKTSQEDADRTAELLVAVCQRFPHSLSPDLLFAHCCWEYVVQWNKDPEEAHHFSCAVEHLKLISSPHIQLGISTMMWSTFIVKRFSAASYLIEKVGKAPKDRLCRRDVGMGDKAMTSFLGCCVQLLQILMEVTALLVKNQSSLSFFPFYADSATEEVPPPELSVEEVWGGAEGPASIAELALDQRGVHFPLVQHHCLLASLLHAAMSFRVKVKPLSLFDSKGKNAFFRDLTTIQLMPSGDMDPTLISQRKEFLFRVLTAWVQAIDEPSSSAPPLSSAGPKADWWPSLCLELGSLLQVNPDILRRHLVCELYNQGLDLRAEEVMLEVEDKDVLGSQLLVLTGQRLSYCLLHNQEQTQAAMELLARLPPTLCTWLKAMDPSELRCPLVSLTQTSRLVSRLIEMLPENHAQYTLALHLLEAVDVLSTD; encoded by the exons ATGTCCTGCAGCTTGTTTGAGTTTTGTAAGATCCAAGAGCTGAAAACGGTCCGGGACTTCTTGTTCCAGAGCCAGACACCAGAGCCGGTCGAGGAGAAGAACCAAACGG cagatAATGAGCTGACTTGGGATACCTCTGACTGGGAGGCAGCATGGGATAGTAATGAGAATAAAGAAGAATCTGCTTCTGCCACAACg GGAGAAGAGGAGACTTCAGGGCAGAGTGAACCCTGGCTCCAGGACTGTGTGGTGTCCCTGTCGCCCTGCGCTGACCTGCTGGTGGTGGCTCGCCAACAGAGGGCGGTTTTTCTGTCAG CTAAGTGGCGCACAGATGGCAGCGGCAGAGAGGAAATGACCCTGGCTGTGTCTTGGTCTGGAACCCTCAGCGCTGAAGAACG TGAGTGTGTGAGCAGCATCATTGCTATCCCTCTAGCCAGCCAGAAAAG GAGCTCCACAGGACGGCCGGACTGGACATGTGTAGTCGTGGGCTTCACATCAGGTTATGTTCGCTTCTACACAGAG AACGGGGTTCTGCTGCTGGCCCAGCTGCTGCATGTGGACCCTGTGCTGAAGCTCAAATGTCGCACGTATGAGATTCCTCGTCATCCTGGTGTAACCGAACAG CATGAGGAGCTTAGCATCCTTTACCCTTTTGCTCTGGTCACCATAGATGGCTTCAGTCTGTTTCAGTCGTTGCGCGCCTGCAGGAACCAGGTGGCAAGAG ctgcagcagcaggtagtGATGTTGTCCCGCCTCCACCTTTAGTCTACAAAAAGTGGGGCGTGCAGGAGATGGACTCCATCGTAGACCACAGTAGTGTGG gcATTACAacgctgtgtgtgtttgaccaAATGAAAAATGCATCTATCCTGGGGGGGTTCAATGCCTCAGTAAAAGGCAGCCCCCCCGCCATGAGCCAGTTTGTCACTGTAGGAGCTGGACCATTCACAGGCTTTTACTATGCTGTGGAG gGAAACTCTCAGCCTCTCCTGTCCCACGTAGCTCTGGCTGTGGCCAGTAAACTCACCTCAGCCATCTTCAGCGCTGCCAG tGGATGGTTAGGAtggaacaagaacaaaaacaagaatgaagAGGAAGCTGCTCAGAAACAGAAGCCCAAAGTGGAGCCTGCCACCCCGTTAGGGATCAG GTTTGGTCTGCCGGATTCCCGTCGCCACGGTGAGTCTATATGTCTGTCTCCGTGCAACACGCTGGCTGGAGTCACGGACGACTTTGGTCGAGTGACGCTGCTGGACTTGGCCCGGGGCATCGCCATCCGCATGTGGAAAG GTTACAGAGATGCCCAGCTGGGCTGGCTCCAGGTTCAAGAAGAACGTGGTGATCGGGAGTTCTCCCCTTCTGCTTCCCTCCCCAGACGTCATGCTCTGTTCCTTATTATCTTCGCCCCTCGTAGGGGGATCCTGGAGGTGTGGGCCATGCAGCGGGGCCCTCGAGTTGGTGCGTTCACTGTGGGAAAACAGTGCAG GTTGCTTTATGCTGGCTACCGTCTGATGGGGGTGAACAGTGTGACCAGTCAGGGCTGGCAGCTCCACACGCAGCAGGTGTGTCTGCTGGATCCCACCACAGGAGCTCTGAAAACCATCAACATCCCATTCCACTTAGCTCTCAG TGACAAGAAAAACGAACGAGCCAAAGACATGCACCTTTTAAAGAGACTGACGGCCCTGCTGAAGGTCGGCGACATGGAGCCCG aaactTTGGAGAGTGAAGCGAAAAGTGTCCTGTTGGAAATTAAATACCCTGCCATTAAGAAGCAG gCTTTGGAGTCCCTGCTCTCAAATAAGGACACTCCTGTTTCCTGTCTTACTAACATTACGTGTGCCTTGCATGATGCTTTGAAGCAACaag CTGCAGACGAAGTGGATCCTTCATTACTCCAACTCTGCTCTGCACAGCAGAAACTACTTCAGCTCTACACTGATGTGCAGCAGCTTCAGGCTGCAGAAAACACTGAGGCCTGCTCCCAAAAT GAGGACTCTCTGGAGGGCATAGAGGAAGAATTGTCCCGCGTTGGACCCACCTTGCAACGCTACGCTCAGTTCACCTCAAAACCGAGCGTTTCCTTCGCCCAGGACTCGCCTGACACGCCCCTGTCCCCCCAGGCTTTTCTCTCCCAGCTGGAGTGTTCGGAGGACGGCGAGGTGAAGGTGATTCTCAGGTCTGAAGCTGAATGGAACCAACTAG GAAGCTTTATGTTCTGGAGCTGTTTATGTTGCAAAGGTCCCGTTCATAAAGTCTGTGACACACTACAAGAGGCGGGCATCAGTCCTCGACAGCTCCTG tCTTTGTTGCTGAGTGTGTGGCTGCAAAGGGAAAAGGAGGTGCTACAGAAACCAATGGAAACTGTTAAAAACCTACACACACTACTTGTTGCTCTTAGCAACATGAAAG gtgcAGTTGAGGATTCATGGGACCCACAGTCTGTGTCCCCCTGGTGGCAACAGGTCCGATCTACATGTATCCAGTCCCAcaacgctgctgctgctctgctggcTGCTCTGGTTGCTCACCGTGCCGCCAAGGCCAGCATCACAAGCAGAGCCGACAGCAAG ctgcagtcagagtgGGAGACTGTGTCGTTGGAGCTGGAGCAGTGGGTGGTGTGCGTTCGCCAGCTGGAGGATGTTCTGGTGCTGCAGACTCTCCAACTGGTGCCTTTATCTCAGGgaacagcagggggcgctgcagtTCAGTGCTCCATCAAAACACTGCTGGAAGGAGGAACGG GTGGCATTGCGGACAGTGTTTCCAAGTGGGTGTTCAGGCAAAGCATGGCACCTGAGCGACTGAAGGAAATTCTTCAGAGGAAAGAAGCAGAAGGTGCAGATGAGAAACCCGAGCAGAACGAGGGTGAGGAGGAAACTGAAGAGAAGACGAGCCAGGAGGACGCAGACAGGACAGCAG AGCTGCTGGTTGCAGTATGTCAGCGGTTCCCACACTCCCTCTCCCCTGACCTGCTTTTCGCCCACTGCTGCTGGGAATATGTGGTCCAGTGGAACAAAGACCCAGAg gaggCTCATCATTTCTCCTGTGCTGTGGAACATTTAAAGCTCATCTCCAGTCCTCACATTCAACTAG gTATTTCTACGATGATGTGGAGCACATTTATCGTGAAGCGCTTCTCAGCAGCGTCCTACCTCATAGAGAAG gTGGGGAAAGCTCCCAAAGATCGCCTATGTCGACGG GATGTCGGGATGGGAGACAAAGCCATGACGTCTTTCCTGGGCTGCTGcgtccagctgctgcagatcctCATGGAGGTGACTGCGTTATTGGTTAAGAATCAgagctctttgtcttttttccctttctat GCGGACTCTGCCACAGAGGAGGTTCCCCCTCCAGAGCTGTCAGTGGAGGAGGTGTGGGGTGGAGCCGAGGGCCCAGCATCTATAGCCGAACTGGCCTTGGACCAAAGAGGCGTTCACTTTCCTCTGGTCCAGCACCACTGCCTGTTAGCTTCACTGCTACATGCCGCCATGAGCTTCAGAGTCAAAGTCAAACCACTCAGTCTGTTTGATAGTAAG GGTAAAAATGCTTTCTTCAGAGATCTGACAACTATCCAGCTGATGCCCAGTGGAGACATGGACCCCACCTTGATCTCTCAGCGAAAAGAG tttcttttccGGGTGCTGACCGCATGGGTGCAGGCCATAGATGAACCGTCCAGCTCAGCCCCCCCACTGTCCTCCGCTGGACCCAAAGCTGACTGGTGGCCCTCCCTGTGTCTGGAGCTGGGCTCCCTGCTGCAGGTCAACCCAGACATCCTGCGACGCCACCTCGTCTGCGAGCTCTACAACCAAGGCCTGGACCTGCGAGCTGAAGAG GTCATGTTAGAGGTCGAAGACAAGGACGTTCTGGGCTCCCAGCTCTTGGTCCTTACTGGTCAGAGGCTCAGCTACTGTCTGCTCCACAACCAGGAGCAGACCCAGGCTGCGATGGAGCTGCTGGCTCGACTGCCCCCCACCCTCTGCACGTGGCTCAAGGCTATG GACCCCAGTGAGCTGAGGTGCCCCCTGGTCTCTCTGACGCAGACCAGCCGGCTGGTGAGCCGTCTGATTGAAATGCTGCCGGAGAATCATGCCCAGTACACCCTGGCTCTGCACCTGCTGGAAGCTGTGGATGTCCTCTCCACGGATTGA
- the rab3gap2 gene encoding rab3 GTPase-activating protein non-catalytic subunit isoform X3 has translation MSCSLFEFCKIQELKTVRDFLFQSQTPEPVEEKNQTADNELTWDTSDWEAAWDSNENKEESASATTGEEETSGQSEPWLQDCVVSLSPCADLLVVARQQRAVFLSAKWRTDGSGREEMTLAVSWSGTLSAEERECVSSIIAIPLASQKRSSTGRPDWTCVVVGFTSGYVRFYTENGVLLLAQLLHVDPVLKLKCRTYEIPRHPGVTEQHEELSILYPFALVTIDGFSLFQSLRACRNQVARAAAAGSDVVPPPPLVYKKWGVQEMDSIVDHSSVGITTLCVFDQMKNASILGGFNASVKGSPPAMSQFVTVGAGPFTGFYYAVEGNSQPLLSHVALAVASKLTSAIFSAASGWLGWNKNKNKNEEEAAQKQKPKVEPATPLGIRFGLPDSRRHGESICLSPCNTLAGVTDDFGRVTLLDLARGIAIRMWKGYRDAQLGWLQVQEERGDREFSPSASLPRRHALFLIIFAPRRGILEVWAMQRGPRVGAFTVGKQCRLLYAGYRLMGVNSVTSQGWQLHTQQVCLLDPTTGALKTINIPFHLALSDKKNERAKDMHLLKRLTALLKVGDMEPETLESEAKSVLLEIKYPAIKKQALESLLSNKDTPVSCLTNITCALHDALKQQAADEVDPSLLQLCSAQQKLLQLYTDVQQLQAAENTEACSQNEDSLEGIEEELSRVGPTLQRYAQFTSKPSVSFAQDSPDTPLSPQAFLSQLECSEDGEVKVILRSEAEWNQLGSFMFWSCLCCKGPVHKVCDTLQEAGISPRQLLSLLLSVWLQREKEVLQKPMETVKNLHTLLVALSNMKGAVEDSWDPQSVSPWWQQVRSTCIQSHNAAAALLAALVAHRAAKASITSRADSKLQSEWETVSLELEQWVVCVRQLEDVLVLQTLQLVPLSQGTAGGAAVQCSIKTLLEGGTGGIADSVSKWVFRQSMAPERLKEILQRKEAEGADEKPEQNEGEEETEEKTSQEDADRTAELLVAVCQRFPHSLSPDLLFAHCCWEYVVQWNKDPEEAHHFSCAVEHLKLISSPHIQLGISTMMWSTFIVKRFSAASYLIEKVGKAPKDRLCRRDVGMGDKAMTSFLGCCVQLLQILMEADSATEEVPPPELSVEEVWGGAEGPASIAELALDQRGVHFPLVQHHCLLASLLHAAMSFRVKVKPLSLFDSKGKNAFFRDLTTIQLMPSGDMDPTLISQRKEFLFRVLTAWVQAIDEPSSSAPPLSSAGPKADWWPSLCLELGSLLQVNPDILRRHLVCELYNQGLDLRAEEVMLEVEDKDVLGSQLLVLTGQRLSYCLLHNQEQTQAAMELLARLPPTLCTWLKAMDPSELRCPLVSLTQTSRLVSRLIEMLPENHAQYTLALHLLEAVDVLSTD, from the exons ATGTCCTGCAGCTTGTTTGAGTTTTGTAAGATCCAAGAGCTGAAAACGGTCCGGGACTTCTTGTTCCAGAGCCAGACACCAGAGCCGGTCGAGGAGAAGAACCAAACGG cagatAATGAGCTGACTTGGGATACCTCTGACTGGGAGGCAGCATGGGATAGTAATGAGAATAAAGAAGAATCTGCTTCTGCCACAACg GGAGAAGAGGAGACTTCAGGGCAGAGTGAACCCTGGCTCCAGGACTGTGTGGTGTCCCTGTCGCCCTGCGCTGACCTGCTGGTGGTGGCTCGCCAACAGAGGGCGGTTTTTCTGTCAG CTAAGTGGCGCACAGATGGCAGCGGCAGAGAGGAAATGACCCTGGCTGTGTCTTGGTCTGGAACCCTCAGCGCTGAAGAACG TGAGTGTGTGAGCAGCATCATTGCTATCCCTCTAGCCAGCCAGAAAAG GAGCTCCACAGGACGGCCGGACTGGACATGTGTAGTCGTGGGCTTCACATCAGGTTATGTTCGCTTCTACACAGAG AACGGGGTTCTGCTGCTGGCCCAGCTGCTGCATGTGGACCCTGTGCTGAAGCTCAAATGTCGCACGTATGAGATTCCTCGTCATCCTGGTGTAACCGAACAG CATGAGGAGCTTAGCATCCTTTACCCTTTTGCTCTGGTCACCATAGATGGCTTCAGTCTGTTTCAGTCGTTGCGCGCCTGCAGGAACCAGGTGGCAAGAG ctgcagcagcaggtagtGATGTTGTCCCGCCTCCACCTTTAGTCTACAAAAAGTGGGGCGTGCAGGAGATGGACTCCATCGTAGACCACAGTAGTGTGG gcATTACAacgctgtgtgtgtttgaccaAATGAAAAATGCATCTATCCTGGGGGGGTTCAATGCCTCAGTAAAAGGCAGCCCCCCCGCCATGAGCCAGTTTGTCACTGTAGGAGCTGGACCATTCACAGGCTTTTACTATGCTGTGGAG gGAAACTCTCAGCCTCTCCTGTCCCACGTAGCTCTGGCTGTGGCCAGTAAACTCACCTCAGCCATCTTCAGCGCTGCCAG tGGATGGTTAGGAtggaacaagaacaaaaacaagaatgaagAGGAAGCTGCTCAGAAACAGAAGCCCAAAGTGGAGCCTGCCACCCCGTTAGGGATCAG GTTTGGTCTGCCGGATTCCCGTCGCCACGGTGAGTCTATATGTCTGTCTCCGTGCAACACGCTGGCTGGAGTCACGGACGACTTTGGTCGAGTGACGCTGCTGGACTTGGCCCGGGGCATCGCCATCCGCATGTGGAAAG GTTACAGAGATGCCCAGCTGGGCTGGCTCCAGGTTCAAGAAGAACGTGGTGATCGGGAGTTCTCCCCTTCTGCTTCCCTCCCCAGACGTCATGCTCTGTTCCTTATTATCTTCGCCCCTCGTAGGGGGATCCTGGAGGTGTGGGCCATGCAGCGGGGCCCTCGAGTTGGTGCGTTCACTGTGGGAAAACAGTGCAG GTTGCTTTATGCTGGCTACCGTCTGATGGGGGTGAACAGTGTGACCAGTCAGGGCTGGCAGCTCCACACGCAGCAGGTGTGTCTGCTGGATCCCACCACAGGAGCTCTGAAAACCATCAACATCCCATTCCACTTAGCTCTCAG TGACAAGAAAAACGAACGAGCCAAAGACATGCACCTTTTAAAGAGACTGACGGCCCTGCTGAAGGTCGGCGACATGGAGCCCG aaactTTGGAGAGTGAAGCGAAAAGTGTCCTGTTGGAAATTAAATACCCTGCCATTAAGAAGCAG gCTTTGGAGTCCCTGCTCTCAAATAAGGACACTCCTGTTTCCTGTCTTACTAACATTACGTGTGCCTTGCATGATGCTTTGAAGCAACaag CTGCAGACGAAGTGGATCCTTCATTACTCCAACTCTGCTCTGCACAGCAGAAACTACTTCAGCTCTACACTGATGTGCAGCAGCTTCAGGCTGCAGAAAACACTGAGGCCTGCTCCCAAAAT GAGGACTCTCTGGAGGGCATAGAGGAAGAATTGTCCCGCGTTGGACCCACCTTGCAACGCTACGCTCAGTTCACCTCAAAACCGAGCGTTTCCTTCGCCCAGGACTCGCCTGACACGCCCCTGTCCCCCCAGGCTTTTCTCTCCCAGCTGGAGTGTTCGGAGGACGGCGAGGTGAAGGTGATTCTCAGGTCTGAAGCTGAATGGAACCAACTAG GAAGCTTTATGTTCTGGAGCTGTTTATGTTGCAAAGGTCCCGTTCATAAAGTCTGTGACACACTACAAGAGGCGGGCATCAGTCCTCGACAGCTCCTG tCTTTGTTGCTGAGTGTGTGGCTGCAAAGGGAAAAGGAGGTGCTACAGAAACCAATGGAAACTGTTAAAAACCTACACACACTACTTGTTGCTCTTAGCAACATGAAAG gtgcAGTTGAGGATTCATGGGACCCACAGTCTGTGTCCCCCTGGTGGCAACAGGTCCGATCTACATGTATCCAGTCCCAcaacgctgctgctgctctgctggcTGCTCTGGTTGCTCACCGTGCCGCCAAGGCCAGCATCACAAGCAGAGCCGACAGCAAG ctgcagtcagagtgGGAGACTGTGTCGTTGGAGCTGGAGCAGTGGGTGGTGTGCGTTCGCCAGCTGGAGGATGTTCTGGTGCTGCAGACTCTCCAACTGGTGCCTTTATCTCAGGgaacagcagggggcgctgcagtTCAGTGCTCCATCAAAACACTGCTGGAAGGAGGAACGG GTGGCATTGCGGACAGTGTTTCCAAGTGGGTGTTCAGGCAAAGCATGGCACCTGAGCGACTGAAGGAAATTCTTCAGAGGAAAGAAGCAGAAGGTGCAGATGAGAAACCCGAGCAGAACGAGGGTGAGGAGGAAACTGAAGAGAAGACGAGCCAGGAGGACGCAGACAGGACAGCAG AGCTGCTGGTTGCAGTATGTCAGCGGTTCCCACACTCCCTCTCCCCTGACCTGCTTTTCGCCCACTGCTGCTGGGAATATGTGGTCCAGTGGAACAAAGACCCAGAg gaggCTCATCATTTCTCCTGTGCTGTGGAACATTTAAAGCTCATCTCCAGTCCTCACATTCAACTAG gTATTTCTACGATGATGTGGAGCACATTTATCGTGAAGCGCTTCTCAGCAGCGTCCTACCTCATAGAGAAG gTGGGGAAAGCTCCCAAAGATCGCCTATGTCGACGG GATGTCGGGATGGGAGACAAAGCCATGACGTCTTTCCTGGGCTGCTGcgtccagctgctgcagatcctCATGGAG GCGGACTCTGCCACAGAGGAGGTTCCCCCTCCAGAGCTGTCAGTGGAGGAGGTGTGGGGTGGAGCCGAGGGCCCAGCATCTATAGCCGAACTGGCCTTGGACCAAAGAGGCGTTCACTTTCCTCTGGTCCAGCACCACTGCCTGTTAGCTTCACTGCTACATGCCGCCATGAGCTTCAGAGTCAAAGTCAAACCACTCAGTCTGTTTGATAGTAAG GGTAAAAATGCTTTCTTCAGAGATCTGACAACTATCCAGCTGATGCCCAGTGGAGACATGGACCCCACCTTGATCTCTCAGCGAAAAGAG tttcttttccGGGTGCTGACCGCATGGGTGCAGGCCATAGATGAACCGTCCAGCTCAGCCCCCCCACTGTCCTCCGCTGGACCCAAAGCTGACTGGTGGCCCTCCCTGTGTCTGGAGCTGGGCTCCCTGCTGCAGGTCAACCCAGACATCCTGCGACGCCACCTCGTCTGCGAGCTCTACAACCAAGGCCTGGACCTGCGAGCTGAAGAG GTCATGTTAGAGGTCGAAGACAAGGACGTTCTGGGCTCCCAGCTCTTGGTCCTTACTGGTCAGAGGCTCAGCTACTGTCTGCTCCACAACCAGGAGCAGACCCAGGCTGCGATGGAGCTGCTGGCTCGACTGCCCCCCACCCTCTGCACGTGGCTCAAGGCTATG GACCCCAGTGAGCTGAGGTGCCCCCTGGTCTCTCTGACGCAGACCAGCCGGCTGGTGAGCCGTCTGATTGAAATGCTGCCGGAGAATCATGCCCAGTACACCCTGGCTCTGCACCTGCTGGAAGCTGTGGATGTCCTCTCCACGGATTGA